AGTCCCAGGCAGAACTGTTGCGGAATGTAACGGCGCAAGTTGCCAAGATGCTACACAGCATTGAGCTGCATGAACAAGGAAGTCAACGGAGCGAGCTTCTGAGGAACGGGATCCGTATCGCGCTGCTGGGTCCACCTAATGTCGGCAAGAGTTCTCTCATGAACCTGATCGTTGGGCGCGAGGCTTCCATAGTGTCTGGCGAAGCAGGCACTACGCGAGATATAGTTGAGGCGAGCCTGGATATTCGTGGCTATTTGTGTTCTTTTGCAGATACGGCAGGATTCCGATCCCAGAGCTCACAAATTACCAACGAGGCTGAGAGTGGCGCAATCGGGGCcgtggaagaagaaggaatacGACGAGCCAAACAACGAGCTTTGGAATCGGATCTAGTCATTGTCCTTGCTTCAGTGGAAAAGAGCCCGGAAGGATTCTTTTTGCAATATGACGAGGAGACACTCGATCTTGCTGCAGAGGCGGAAGATTGTCTAGTCGTTGTCAACAAACAAGATGCAGTTGATAAAGTGGAGTTTGAGAAGATTGTTCAGGAATTTCGACAAGGTGCTCGATTTCGGGCCCCCAAGCTGGCGGCGGCTGAGCTCGTGTCGATCTCGTGTAAGGAGGCTCAGACAGGGTCATGGGGAAGCAAGGACCCGGGCGGTATTCAGGCCGTGATTACCAGACTTGTGGCATCTTTTGAGAAAATGACATCCATGCCTGTAGATCTCCAGGATTTGTTGGGTGTAACGGAACGCCAACGCCAACTTTTGATCAAGTGCCGACAGCATTTGGAAGATTTCATGGTGGAAGCTACCCCCGAGGAGGGCATGGATGCCGACACAGTCCTCGCAGCCGAGTATCTGCGATATGCTGCCGATTGCCTTGCCCGAATCACAGGTCGGGGCGAGTTTGGAGACGTGGAGGATGTTTTGGGCGTTATCTTTGAGAAGTAAGTCATCACCAAGTGGATGCCAGGTGTTTGACACGATGCTGACTTGAAGTGTTAGATTCTGCGTTGGGAAGTAAGAGAATACCACTGAAGAGGAGAAGGTTGCTAAAAGAGTTGAATGTCTATTTTCGTCAAGGAAACGTCTATAAGCAATAACGCCGGTCTATCGAAGTTGGATTAATGTGCCCGAGTCGACCACCAAGGTCACATCTAGTTCAGACAAGAGAAAGGAGAAGAGAGATACTTGAAATGAAAATGAtgataaaagaaataagGAACGATACAATGCCTGTTGCTCGCTTCTATGCAATGCCAATGCTGATGTAAAACCTATCCCGCTATGCTTGTCTGTCCTTCTTTTTCCAAATCCAAACGTGCGATGCTGTTTCTATGCCCAAGACTATCCAAACGCTGATGCTGATACTGATGtcgaaaagaagaagaaagaaaactCCATAACAATGCTTAGGGGAAAAACGGGTGTATAAACAGAAAACGCCCCATCCATGCTTGCGTTACCGCTTTGTGTATGCTTTTGAGAAATCCCAGACGATCGACAAGACTTTACTCGTCATCGTCACTGGGGCCATTGTAACCAGAGCGGCCCTTGTTGCCCTGAgagttgtcgtcgtcgtcgggGCCATTGTAGCCAGAACGACCAGAGTCTCCCTCCTCAGGGTCATTGTAGCCAGATCGACCACGGCTGTTTGTGGGCTTGGAGTCAGAATCATCACCATCCTTGTTGTAGCCACTGCGGCCGAAGGAGCGGGTGGAGGGAGCAAATGTGAGAGTGAAAGCAGCCATTGTAAATGTGGTGAATGAGTTGTTTGGGTTGAGAGTAAGTTGAATAGAGTTGAAAGTTGCAGTTGGTTGTAGTTGAGCTGAGTTGTTGTATATAAGTGATTAGAGTTGAAGAGTGTGATTGCTATtagatgagatggatggaagatgttgatggtgatgatgttttCATTTTCAAGTTGGCCCGGGTGACAGGACGCTTATATACAGATTATTTCAAGTACAGGAAGAAGCAGACAAGGAATTTTGGTAGGCGATGACTACCAGGAGACGACGGTAGAAGGCTGACGCCTATTCGGGTCGTGTCATGACGATGGGTCAAGCACACCCTACGACAGCAGGGATACAAAATAGAAACATTACCTATCTAGTAGGTAGACACGCTAGGGGAGGGTACAAGGCTACCTAGCCAAGGTAGATTGTGCATTGCCATTGTTCCGTGCATGGAAACTTCTTTGACACAGTTGTGGGAACAGTCATCATCTGGGAGATACTAGTTAAGTCAGGACAGAGTACGCCTGCGCCATGTCGGCGAGCTGACAGGGGCCGGCATCTGGGCCGTGAGTGGTGGAGGGACAGCATCGTAGGGCTGAGGATTCTTTGGGGACCTTGCATTGCAGGGGTTTTCTGGGAGTCTTCTGTTTGACAAAGAATCTTCGCCGGGAGCGGAAGACCCGGGCCGTATCCAGTCAAGTGAGTCGAACAAGTTTGCGGTGCGTATTACGGGGACAGATTGGCTTACGGGGGGCTTGGACAGGGAATAAgaatatgtatgtacataagCCACAGCCCCCTTGAAATAAACAAACACCCCTGGACCCATGTCGTTGTCATATGGACCTGCTCCGTACTCCACGGCTCTGCCCATGGAGATACTATCTTGTATTTGCAGCCTTGTCATGATGGTAATCTTTGACCCCCAAAAAGATATGTTTCAATACCACATTGTTAGTCAGGGActgacgaggatcatgaCGGAGCTTAGATACGTAAATACGCGACAATACGGTCGGGTAATTCGTATCTCGATCCTACTTCCATCCCATCCGAAGTCTTgaccatccatccatcaatTGATTGCCAATGTAATTCCGCATACAAAACGTCATACACGATGACAAATGAGGCCGTGTGATATGATTCCAAGCAAACTCCGACAATGTTCGGAGTCGCGGATGGAGATTAcaaaagaagatgaagataatATGGGAGTTGCCAATAATGGAATCGACCCTGGTTGATAGATTACCCTTCTAAATGAATGCGTCTCGACATGTGCACAATTGAATGCGCGTCCTCAATGGTTCATTCTGTCACATGGAGGGTTCGATAAGTTTAAGGGTTGCCTAATAGACAAGACATTTACAAGAGGCACCATGATTGCCAAGTTTGTAAGCATAATGTATCACTTATTTTGTCATCATCTTTGTCATGCTCCCCCCAAATGGCGGCTGCAACCATTAAAACCATGACGCGACTTCCCCATTGGCATGCATCGGTCAAGCCCGTGGCTTCCGCCTGCCGAAGTGACAAACTGCCCCGGATTCCACTTTATCCCACCTTTCTAACCTAtctcatcccatcccatccattCATTCCCTTCCTCGGGCACCTCAACTTAACTCAATCTCATCTCCGCCTTTCTTACAAGCATAGCGCTTGGGCTTCAGAAGCTTGACCGAATTTCCCTATTCTCTTATCGTGACTCATCTTGGAATCAGTTCCAACTTAAACATCCTGGTCCAAATGACTGACTGCGCTGCACAAGTTCCTCGTGGGGGCAGCAACGGAATGAAACGTCACACTTGAGACAAGGTCTTGGATTTACACAATGTATGCACATGAGGTAATCGCCGCCAACACCCTATTCAAATCTTATCATTGGATACCCGGCGTACTCTGGTTCCGGCGGCACGGCACCTACAGCATTACCCGCGAGTAGGTTGGGTCGACCATACCCAGGGCCCTACCAGTACCATGGGTCCTAATTTCTGAGTATCCCGTCGGATCCATTCAACCTCCAACTGGGGGTTGCGATTCTCACCGAGATCTATGGTACCGCCTACTATTGGCCAGACCCCCAAACACTCAGTGATACGGCTCGCACCAATGACCGGCGGGACGGAAGCCAAACGCCAAATGTCTCCTCATAGGGACAAACCTTTCGCTTTCTCTATCAAACTAATGAAGCTTTGTTCGCAAATTTGCATTTCCCATCATAATGTCATGTGTCTCAGCGCATCAAACAGCCGCAATGAGACACAATTCTCACCCTGCCACCAGCACTGATACCCTTGTCGACAGTTAAGCGCCCAGGCgctttataaatagaatatgtGTTACCATTGGACAATTGGCGCGTTATCGCACGATCTGACTGTTTTCGCTAACTAGCTCGATGCATAGCCCAGGACGTGATCCAATTTACCCAATCACTATGCTTACTTACTACACTCACCACCACGAGGCGTTCTCTAAGAAATCAGCCTAGCGACCTGAACTGAGCTCTGCTGTTACCGTTCCTACCTAAGCCCTAGAGCCATTGACCCGCCTCTTGTCATCCTGGCTACCTCTGACACATTGCGCTATGCTACAGATACAGCCATTCTGATCCTAGTGCTCATCACTCAATTTCGCTTCGCTTCGTTTCTTGAGCTTACACTAGTTTCCTGGGACATGTCTCGGGAAGGATCCCAACGCTTGCAGGGTACCTTTGCAGGGGTCGTCCTTTGGTACTAGGCTTGTGGTTACACTACTGCAGGTAATCTGTAGGCTAAATGTCTGCCTTGGTTGAAGATCTGCAGTCGTTTTCAACTCTATGCATTGGAACAGTTGTAAGCTCTGGCTCATTGCTAAGAATGGCTACGGCATGCATCTCACAAGTCTCGGCAGTGACTCTACGTCTGGGAACCACACAGAACTAGGCACCGGTTAGGAATCACTGACTCTAACTATAGCAAATGCTGTTGCAGCAATCCCGCTGACGTTGACTACAGAATGTCGTTTTCGAATTGACAGCTCTCGGTCGATTGAAGAAGTTCCGCCGAAGCCACCAAATAGTGATATACCGTCGATACACAGTACAGCTAAGGAACCCTGACAAGGTACAGAAGGACAAATCACAGTCCTTTGTCCTCCACAAGTGCGGAACGAGAGTTGGAGGCTCTGTCCCTGGCTTACCCAGAATGGCATAATCATTCGATCCCTGTTCCCAGTTCGGTCGTTCCTAGTTCTAACACACCACGCCTTCACATGGTTCAAGGATGCGGTAGGAGCCGTACGAGTGTATTTCCGGTTTCTTGGCTACAAGCGACAGTCTAACCAATCACTGGTAAATAAAGACCAGTATGTCTACACAACCACATCGTCCGCCAAGCTGGTCATACAGGACCTTTTCTCGCTACCCACCTAAAGCTCATCTCTAACATGAGCCTCCGTGCTAGGGTCATCCATAGCCATGATCTTGACGACCAGACTAGTCCACCCAGTGAAATGCTGTGTACGCTGTCCAGCTCCCGTATCGGGATTGTACTGCTCCCAGGCAAAGCCTGTTTCTTCCCAGCTCTTGTACACCGTGTCGACAAGATTCTTGCGCAGACGCGAGAACAAATCCTTCGCCTTGGCTTGAAACGGACCTTCTTGTGAAGCAACATTCTAGGCAGATACGTCAGTGTTTGTACTATTGTTTTCAACCACCTTGTTGTCAGGTACTTACTTGAAGCTGAGACACGGCAAGATAGTTCATAGGCATCCACACTGGGCTGCGCCAGTAGTTCTCGCCGGTGTTGTAAAACTCATCCTGCTTGCTCAGGCTGCGAATGCCATGTGGGCTCCATAGGTGATCCTCGTCGCCGATGAGGTCAAGAATCTTGCCCAATTTCGGATCGTCAGCCTTCATGAGACCAACCAAGAAGGGGAATAGGGAAATATAGCCCTTGTGGCATACGAGCGCATGCTCCTCATAGTCGTCAACAAAGGCATCACAGTAACAACCCTCCTTTTCGGACCAGTGGAGGTCGTTAAGATTGTGCTCAATACCGTCCAAATTCTTCTTGTACTCATCTACATCTTCAGCCATGCCGAGGGCGTCTGCAATGTTCATCAGGGACTTTGTCATAAGGCCCACCCAAGACATGAGATCGACATGCAGCTCGCTAGGGGATGGGGGCTGGGGTCGAGGATAGTCATCCAAGCCGCTGGTGAGGATGTGGGTTTCAGTACGGCCTCTCCATCGATACGCCTCCTTGGTGGAGTACGCCTCACGGTCGTAACTCTTGATGTCACCGCGCTGAGTTTTGCGGAACCAATCATACTGGCGGCGCAACAGAGGATACAACTTTCGCAAGTAGGTCTCGCCTAGTTCGATGTTATCGAGGTGGGCAGTTTGCAAAAGATCTGCCCCGATCAAACGCTCCAGCTTCTGGGGTTCAGTGCCGTTGGCTGCACGAAGGCGCTCCATAAAACCCTCTATAATAAGGAAGAGGGTGGGAGGGTTGGCATAGTGAGGGTATTGAACTTGGAACTCGGGAGGCACTTTGCTACGAGCTTCATGACCCAGGATCTGCTCCCGAGCGATCCAGCCATCGTCATCCATGGTGTTATACCAGCTCTTAACAATTTCAAGAGTCAGGTCAATATCCCAATCAGCGATGGGGATGAGGTGAAAACCTTCATCCCAGAGGAAACCACGAGGAAAGAAGGGACGAGAAGGAACGCTAGTGAAAAGCTCGTAAGGTCCTTCAAGGTCTGGCTTCGTGCGGCCCCTGGCGTTTGCAGCTTCAACCCAGaattcttcatcatcctcctcatATTCAGGTGCATAGGATCGGTCAATGATTTGATGACCGTGGAAGTACCCGATGCCACCGACAAGGTTAGAAAACATGCTCTTGCCGAACTTCTTGTATTTCTCGAGATTGAATGGCTCTTTGAACTTGAAAGTGTTTGTAAACCGCTCGTTGAAGATCTCGGAGGTCTTCTTGATCTGCTCGGTGACTTCTTCAGAGGTGAATTCTTTTCCAGAAGAAGCTGATGAGAAAATTACATCGAATTCAAAGGGTCCCTCGAACGTCTTCTCCACGATCTGAACATTGGCCTTGGCTGGCGAGTGGGCAATGCGGTATACCTGCCATGGCGGCGGAGGGTCGCTTTGGTCGGCGTTTTCTTGGACGGGCGAGACAGCCTCCTGAAGCTTCTTAAATACAACAGGCTTGCCCTGCCAAGTGTGGTCGGCGGGAACGTCTTGGGGGCTCGAGACAATGGTTGTGTCTCCATGTCGGTCTTCGAGTAATTTGTTGTTCGAAGTGGGATGTTTTCCGGTTCCCTTTGTTACGACGAGCTTGTAGTCGCCTAGGGTCTTGGAGTTTCCGCTGAAAGTGACATCGTCCTCGAACCCAAATTGTGTGCCTTCGCCCTCAACCTCGAGCTCGCCTTCGCCGTCCTGAGCGATGTAGTAGAACAACATGGTTTTGGTGTCCTTTGCGGCACCTTCTCGAAGCTCGCCCTTGATACGAGCAGCCCAGCTTCCACCATGGCTGCCTCCTGGAATCTTGACAAATGTTGTTGTCAAGTCAATGTTGTTACCCTTGTCGTGAATTGATTGCACACCGCCTATGCGGGCATCGTATTCATCCCATCCATAGCCGTGAATATCTTCTCCTTGTTCACAAGTATATCTGAATCCTGAGACTAGTGTTAGTAGATGCTGGGGAAATAGTCGAGTGTTTCACATACCGTTTTGAATGTCTTGGTAGTCGTCAACTTTTGCCCACATGAGTCCCGTCCACAAACCATCTGGCGTTCGCGGCCGCACACCAAAGTACAAGTTGGACTTGTACGGACCCCAAAAGAGGCTCTGGTTATTTTGACGGCCAATCTCTGTCGTTAGCACAGACGAGGCTTCATCAGCGGCTGAGGCGCCCAGGATGAGTGCCGCTATCGACACCCATTGGGCGATCTTAACCATGATATTGAGGAATAAAATACGCCTTGGCTTACCACTGCAGATAAGATCGCAGATGGGATTTTAAGACTTGTAAATAAATCCACTACCGCAATGGTTGTGTTGCAGCTTCCAGACAGACGAAGCTCCAGAGAACACGTTGGGGCTCCAAATTCACAATGACGACGCAAGGCTGAAACTCTAGGAATCCGGGGTTCAGAGGTAGAGCTTTGACCAATCACTTAGCTTCACCAGCCACCGCCACGCTTCCGTCCCATCTCCACATTAAAGTTGCTTTGCATCAGCCTTGTGTTTCTAGAATTCTCTGGATGCTCGCTTTCTCCAACCTTTGTTAAGCCTCGAAAAGTTAACGAACCTCAACAAAGATAATAAGCAGACGTAAATATCATATCGCCAAAAATGAGCGACTCAAGACGAAATAGACGACCAGACAGTCGCCAAATGTGGGACGAATCCGATAGACGCGATAGGcgtggaggtggaggacgTGATAGGGACAACGACCGTGATCGCAGAGGGTACAGGTCACGATCGCGTGAGCACCGTGGATATAGAGATCGCTCCAGGTCTCCCGATAGAAGGAACAATCACCGAGATGGAGATAGGAACCGTCCAAAGGATCGAGGTCCACGACACCATGATGATCGAGATAAGAGGGATAGGCGAAGAGACGACGGAGACGATGCGccgacaaggccaaggagggACGACCGTCGCGATGATAACAGGGACCGAAGAGGTATGCACTTCCGAATTGTATCGTGAAGATAAAAGACTAACAGTTCATTAGGCAAATCCCGTCGCTCTGCGTCACCACAATCACGAAGCCCCTCTTCTAACGAAACAACCCTCCCCACACGTACTCGCCCTGAAGCCAAGCGTCCAGCACCTCACATGTCCTTTAACGTCGGCTCTCGTGCCAGCCGCTCACCGCCACCGCCCGCATCACACTCCGAACGTGAAGAAGAGACCGCTCGCTCTGAAGATGGCCAGGTCTCCGAGGTAGAAGACGAACCTATGGTAGCtgaggacgacgacatggCTGCTATGCACGCCATGATGGGTTTTGGCGGGTTCGGAACgacaaagaacaagaaggtcTCAGGAAATAATGCTGGCGGAGTgcgaaaggagaagaaaactGAGTATCGCCAGTACATGAACCGAAACGGCGGTTTCAACAGACCTCTCAGTCCGTCTCGATAGGGAGTTCTATTTGGCTATTGTTTAAAACTCCGGCTGAGATTTTGTGTTTGAAGGATAATTAAATAGGCAGGCGTTTAGGCGAGAGTAATACTACCTCCATTCATGATCAGTTCTATGGCATAGGTACTGCCTGGCAAGATATCGTCTCAAACCAGAACAGCTGTATTCGACAAGGTAGCTTATTGCGCGAACACGTATCTCAGTCTGTAAGACTAACAAATTGCTGTCGTTTTTATAGCACTGCTGAGTATTCATGCAAACACCTTGACTCTATAGTAACGCCGTATATGGATGGGGCCAATGGCTCAGTAGCCATTTTTTATTTCAAAAGTAAATCAACGACAATCAAAACTTGTTGTTCAAATACTCTGTTTTACTTTGTATGCTGGTGTAGACATTACGTATAGCGCGTTGACTACATGTAAACGCGGTatcttctttccatccccCTGCTAAATAGTTCCCAACACCATTGGTATGCATCGAATTACAAACACCGTCCGTCCATCTCATCCTCATGCCTTTTCTCCTTGCTCTTCCTCTACCGCACCATCACCTGCGGCATCTGCTTTGGGTGTTGGTACATCATCTCCTGTAGGCGCTTCAGCCTCACCGGTCTGCTCTTTAgctgcctcttcttctccgcCCTTGGACTCTGGTCTAGGTTCTTCTTTCTGTTCCTCTGCGTTCTCTTCCGACTGGCTCGTCGCTGTCCTATCCCTCCGCCGTCTCCTTagtcttctttcttcctccGCTGTTTGCCGTCTAGCTTTGCGAAGTGTTTCCCTCCTTTCaggatcatcatcatctgcgCCATCGCCACTACGCATACCTTGTAACAAAGCAGCCGCCCTATCTGCGAGATCATCCCCACCTGAGCGAGGTGACGACAGGCCAGGGCTGAGCACATTTGAATCGTCTTCACTTGGTGCCTCTGCGGTCTTGAGGCTCGCCTCTGTCTCTGGGATCTCGTCGAGGTCGGGGATCTTTTGTCCAGAAGCGACACGCACCTGGTGACGATCCTTGAGTCGCGCTCGCCTTCTTCGGTCTCTCTGGTCCCGAGCTTGGGGCGCAGCTGCACGCAGTTTCTCCAAGAGAGAATCCATGGCACCAGTGTTTGAAGGTGATGTTGGTCCGGCTTCGGCGGCGTTGCTGGTAAGCTTGAGCTGCGCCGTGTGCTTTCGCTTCATCGATGCCTCGTTACGCCTCCTTGTCTCCTCGACCTGTACGTTCTTGTCACGAGACTTCTTCCACTCACCCACGAAAAGCGCCAACTTGGCGAAGAAATCCCGGCGGGCTCCATCATCAGCGGGATCCTCACCATAGAATATCATGATGTCCTTGTAtgttctcatcatctcttcCAGGTACAACTCCATTTGTTCAGACTTCCGCCTGGCGTCCTTCATGATGCGTTGAACGACTTGACTGACTCGGTCCTGGGGGTGGAACTTCTTGGGATCACTCAGGTTGCCTGAATCCAAGGACATTTGAATGTTCCGAATATTATCAATGTACCTCTTTGCATCCGCCTGCAGTTGCTCGATATTAATCTTTTGCACAGTCATAACGCCGTTGATATCATCAGCAAAGGTTTCCCACTCGGGGTATTGATTTCGAACAATACGCTCCACGAGATCGGCCAGTGTTGACTCGTTCTTGTCGTCCTTTACCATGCCCAATCGTGCCAAGGAACTAAGCTTGAAACCACGTGCTTGCTTGTTCGCGTCGTTCATGTAATTACCGATATCCAAAATAAGACCAAGAACATTCATCAATGAAACAGAATCACGTAGCGACTCAGACACTGTAACAACCTGTCTGATCTTGTCGTTAATCTCTTCGTACTCTTGCTCGAAGCTTCTGGTGAGAGCAAGTGCTCTCATACGACTCTTCCAGTAGTGGTGTAGCTCAAAAGCTGTGTAGAGGTAAAGCTGGTCTTGTCGGGTAAGCTCAGAGGGGTCGAGTTCACGGGTCTGGGATTTGGCGTCGGGGCCTGTCCAGTCCTTGCTGTATGGAGCCATTTGCTTAGATGTGTTGTCAGGGATGTTGCACAAATCGTCCTTCTGCAAGAAATCCATCACAACGACGTTATCCAAAATTTCCGAGTCACAGTGGATGATCGACTGAACGACCTTCTCAACAGAGTGTTGTGAAAACTTGGCAAAAGCGATTTCTGCATTTTGTTAGCACTAAGCTCCATATCACCCAAAAAGCAATCGACTTACCATAAGCTTTACGGAGATCAGAAGAGATGATTTGCTTCTTGTCGTCCTTCTTAGAGGAGCCTCCCATACcaatcttcttgatctcctttGCCATGAAcagcttctcaacctcgtcaAGAATACCTTTCTTGCTCAGCTCCTGATACTTCTCctctcgagcttcagcagaaGGGGTGTGTGCCGCCCAGTGACTGGTCTCAGGGGCATCTACCTTCTCCCAATGCAAggccttgagcttcttcttggggCGGACAACAGGCAGACCGATGCCTGGGGTAGCCCCGAAAGCCGGTTGTCGCGACAAAAAGTGACCAGACATAGCACCAGGCAttggaggaggtggtggaggcGGCATACCTCCAGCACCAGGCATTGggggaggtggaggaggcgGAGGGGGTCCACCAGGAAGCATGCCTGG
This Fusarium poae strain DAOMC 252244 chromosome 3, whole genome shotgun sequence DNA region includes the following protein-coding sequences:
- a CDS encoding hypothetical protein (BUSCO:18485at5125) encodes the protein MLRRNIRPKRLNCAASPFRVSSSFRTRISPQLSSSQPCYPIARPRSFSQQSWGTHESEAISRLPIVDDTIYALSTAQGKAGIAVIRISGPSCLEIYKVLCPSKPLPKPRFATVRSLYDPCSAKNLPLILDSEALILYFPNPKTVTGDDILELHVHGGSATVKAVLAAIPKCATAHRIRYAEPGEFTKRAFFNNRLDLAQIESLSDTLAAETEQQRRAAVRGNSGSLGRQYEAWREQLLLARGEIEALIDFSEDQHFDESQAELLRNVTAQVAKMLHSIELHEQGSQRSELLRNGIRIALLGPPNVGKSSLMNLIVGREASIVSGEAGTTRDIVEASLDIRGYLCSFADTAGFRSQSSQITNEAESGAIGAVEEEGIRRAKQRALESDLVIVLASVEKSPEGFFLQYDEETLDLAAEAEDCLVVVNKQDAVDKVEFEKIVQEFRQGARFRAPKLAAAELVSISCKEAQTGSWGSKDPGGIQAVITRLVASFEKMTSMPVDLQDLLGVTERQRQLLIKCRQHLEDFMVEATPEEGMDADTVLAAEYLRYAADCLARITGRGEFGDVEDVLGVIFEKFCVGK
- a CDS encoding hypothetical protein (TransMembrane:1 (n2-9c16/17o80-97i)); the protein is MAAFTLTFAPSTRSFGRSGYNKDGDDSDSKPTNSRGRSGYNDPEEGDSGRSGYNGPDDDDNSQGNKGRSGYNGPSDDDDISVWIVLGIETASHVWIWKKKDRQA
- a CDS encoding hypothetical protein (SECRETED:SignalP(1-19)~BUSCO:5399at5125), with the translated sequence MVKIAQWVSIAALILGASAADEASSVLTTEIGRQNNQSLFWGPYKSNLYFGVRPRTPDGLWTGLMWAKVDDYQDIQNGFRYTCEQGEDIHGYGWDEYDARIGGVQSIHDKGNNIDLTTTFVKIPGGSHGGSWAARIKGELREGAAKDTKTMLFYYIAQDGEGELEVEGEGTQFGFEDDVTFSGNSKTLGDYKLVVTKGTGKHPTSNNKLLEDRHGDTTIVSSPQDVPADHTWQGKPVVFKKLQEAVSPVQENADQSDPPPPWQVYRIAHSPAKANVQIVEKTFEGPFEFDVIFSSASSGKEFTSEEVTEQIKKTSEIFNERFTNTFKFKEPFNLEKYKKFGKSMFSNLVGGIGYFHGHQIIDRSYAPEYEEDDEEFWVEAANARGRTKPDLEGPYELFTSVPSRPFFPRGFLWDEGFHLIPIADWDIDLTLEIVKSWYNTMDDDGWIAREQILGHEARSKVPPEFQVQYPHYANPPTLFLIIEGFMERLRAANGTEPQKLERLIGADLLQTAHLDNIELGETYLRKLYPLLRRQYDWFRKTQRGDIKSYDREAYSTKEAYRWRGRTETHILTSGLDDYPRPQPPSPSELHVDLMSWVGLMTKSLMNIADALGMAEDVDEYKKNLDGIEHNLNDLHWSEKEGCYCDAFVDDYEEHALVCHKGYISLFPFLVGLMKADDPKLGKILDLIGDEDHLWSPHGIRSLSKQDEFYNTGENYWRSPVWMPMNYLAVSQLQNVASQEGPFQAKAKDLFSRLRKNLVDTVYKSWEETGFAWEQYNPDTGAGQRTQHFTGWTSLVVKIMAMDDPSTEAHVRDEL